From one Populus alba chromosome 17, ASM523922v2, whole genome shotgun sequence genomic stretch:
- the LOC118058282 gene encoding U-box domain-containing protein 40 — protein sequence MEFQEAVARLRIHKTIRKGAIERHHTQTEKKERKIFFHRSSSSSSSSSKQKTKPSEIPIEFLCPVSGTLMKDPVIVSSGHTFERACVQACNTLGFTPTLMDGTVPDFSTVIPNLALKSTILEWCRNYSLDPPNDKTTLDFFSAEKLVRAKILETQRQKPKPPKKNEHQDTGAGIDHVVTDLITQTPSTHDSWSSNDSPLQLKTRSSYYSSPSSSTAEIEAVDPNPKDEEFVRKLKSPLVFEIEEGLISLRNTTRAREDDTKLQLCTSRLLSVLQPLIISRYTSIQVNSVACLVNLSLEKNNKIKIVRSGILPLLIHVLKGGFPEAKEHACGAIFSLALDDRNKTAIGVLGALPPLLHLLRSAESDRTWHYSSLALYHLSLVQSNITKLVKLGSVPILLEMVKSGRMESRVLLILCNLALSPDGRHAMCDSGGVEVLLGLLRRSDLKFESTQDICVSVLYGLSHGSLRFKGLARAAGAVEVLMQVEKTGSERTKEKVRRIFKMMTETRMEKEDVNWEEVLEDSGSTPCRFSGGKDGLSTNA from the coding sequence ATGGAGTTTCAAGAAGCTGTGGCGAGGCTAAGGATCCACAAGACAATACGCAAGGGAGCTATTGAGAGACATCACACGCAAACTGAAAAGAAAGAACGGAAAATCTTCTTTCacagatcatcatcatcatcatcatcatcatcaaagcaAAAGACAAAGCCATCAGAAATCCCGATAGAGTTTCTATGTCCAGTTTCCGGTACTCTCATGAAGGACCCGGTAATTGTCTCCTCTGGGCATACATTTGAGCGTGCTTGTGTTCAAGCCTGCAATACTCTGGGTTTCACACCCACTCTAATGGATGGCACCGTTCCTGATTTCTCCACTGTCATTCCCAATCTAGCTCTCAAATCCACCATTCTCGAATGGTGCAGAAATTACTCTTTAGACCCGCCTAATGATAAAACGACCCTCGATTTCTTCTCTGCAGAAAAGCTTGTCCGCGCAAAAATATTAGAAACCCAACGACAGAAACCGAAACCTCCCAAGAAGAACGAACATCAAGACACTGGTGCTGGGATTGATCACGTAGTTACTGATTTGATCACTCAGACCCCAAGTACTCATGACTCCTGGAGCTCAAACGATTCTCCCCTCCAACTCAAGACTCGATCGAGTTACTactcttctccttcttcctccACGGCCGAGATAGAAGCCGTTGACCCTAACCCCAAAGATGAAGAGTTTGTTAGAAAACTCAAAAGCCCGCTAGTGTTTGAGATTGAAGAAGGTCTCATTTCATTAAGAAACACAACGAGAGCTAGAGAAGATGATACCAAACTGCAGCTTTGTACCTCTCGGCTTCTCTCAGTATTACAGCCTTTGATCATTTCGAGGTACACAAGCATTCAAGTCAACTCAGTTGCTTGTTTAGTTAATTTGTCTTtagagaaaaataacaaaattaagatAGTACGGTCTGGGATTCTTCCTTTGTTGATTCATGTGTTAAAAGGAGGTTTCCCTGAGGCAAAAGAGCATGCTTGTGGTGCAATTTTTAGTTTAGCACTTGATGACCGTAACAAGACTGCAATCGGCGTTTTGGGTGCTTTGCCTCCACTTCTACATTTGCTGCGATCCGCTGAGAGTGACCGGACTTGGCATTACTCGAGCTTAGCTTTATATCATCTCTCACTAGTTCAAAGCAACATCACTAAGCTAGTAAAACTTGGGTCAGTGCCAATTCTTTTGGAGATGGTCAAGTCAGGTCGTATGGAGAGTCGGGTTCTATTAATATTGTGTAACTTGGCTTTGAGTCCGGATGGCCGGCATGCGATGTGTGATTCAGGCGGGGTGGAGGTTTTGTTGGGCTTGTTGAGGAGAAGTGATTTAAAATTTGAGTCAACTCAGGATATTTGTGTGTCTGTTTTGTATGGACTGAGTCATGGGAGTCTGAGGTTTAAAGGGTTGGCAAGAGCAGCAGGTGCGGTGGAGGTGTTGATGCAAGTGGAGAAGACAGGAAGCGAGCGGACTAAGGAGAAGGTAAGGAGAATATTCAAGATGATGACGGAGACAAGAATGGAGAAAGAGGATGTGAATTGGGAGGAAGTGCTAGAGGACTCGGGATCAACTCCATGTCGATTCAGTGGTGGAAAGGATGGGCTAAGCACAAACGCATGA